The genome window AGCAGATGCACCTATAATAGCTGCACCAATAACAGCATCAACTGCTTCTGTACCTTCTTTTATACCGTGCAATTTATTAACCATTGTTGTTGCAATAGAAAGTTGTGCAGCAGGTATAATGCTTGCAGCATCAATCAACTGATTACCTGTTAAGTATTGTGCAACACACATACCTACAGGTGTTGCTGTGCCAGCAGCACCAGCAATCACAGCATCTTGTATAACCTGAGCACTCGCTTCATTTTTATTCTTTTTAGCAATAGATTTTTTTGCAACTTCAACTGTATGCATTGTCGCAGTAACTGTTTCGGCAATAGGATCTTTTTGAAGCACAGCAAAATTTGCAACTTTATTATTTGCAACTTTATTATCAGACTCTTTTTTTTCTTCACATATATTTTCGCATTCAGGCATATAAACAGAGGGGCTCTGCTTCGTACTTTTTTTGCTCGCAACTGAACTCAAAAGTTTTCCAACTCTTGTATTGAATAACGAAGTTACAGCAGACTGAGCAAAATTTTTAAACCAAGATATAGAAACTTTGTTTGCCGGGGCTATATCGAAACTAATTGCTTCAATTTGTCCACACACCAACCCTGCTACTAAAACAAGAAATAAGAATTTTCTGAATCGACTATTTTTACGAACTACCATTTTTAACCTCCTATTTATTATTAACGTTTAATCTCAGATAGAAATATTAATAAATTAATTACTTAATAATATTTTCTCATATAAAATAGCCTTTGTCAAGCCTACAAAGCTACCATTGGAAGGGGGTTTTGGAGTTTATTTTTAGGTTTTTTACAAATTGAATTTTTAGCGCAAGCTGAATAACCACAAAAATCACCTATAGATGGGGGATTTTAAAAAAAAGCCCATCTATAGCGTTTTTTTATTAGATCAAAAAAAAGTAGAATTCATTGACCTATCCTGAAACAAGATATTACAGTGTACACAGAATCAGCACATATAATCAAAATATAATAAAGGAGCAAACTATGTGTTTTTATAAAAATCATAGAAAAATATTTCTAATAATCTTATCTATTACAACCATAAGTTCTATTAAAGCAGGTACAACATTACCGGAAACAACCGTAATTAACCTCGCACAAACATTTGCTCCAGAAGTGCGCTTCCACAAGAAAGAAAGCTATTACCCCTCATCAATAGATTGGTTTGCCAAACGCTGTGAATTACGTAAACGCAATCCCAATGGCAGCACAACGCTAGTACTTGAACGTCCAATCAATGACAGCTCTATTTTGAAAAATTACCCAACTAAAGATTATCCAAATGGGTTCAACCAAATAAATGATTATTACCTTGCCCCCACAACAGATAAGATAACCAGAGCTGGTGAACCATTAGTAAACAAAGAGTGTAAAGCAACTTGTTACTATCACATTCAAGACAAACATAACGATGGTATTGTCATTCAATATATTTTCTTCTATCCGTATCAAGGAGACACAGTCAACATCAATATTTTAGGCAAAAAAGTCTTTAATATAGGCTCACATGAAGGAGATATAGAACATATAGATGTACATCTACGTAAAACAGATGAACTCGGTAACTATTTAAATTATAAGCTTGACCAAGTACATTACGCTGCACATGGCAACAAACCTCATGGTAAATTATTACAAGCAAGAGATGTTAAAATAGTAGATAAAACCCACCCAATTATATGGGCCGCACAATGGGGACATGCATCACATGAAAAAAATGTTATTTTTGATATCGATACACTTGATCATACAAGTAACGACGGCGTACGCTGGAAATGTTGGGAATCACCATGTATCAATCTCGGAGATCGAGATAAACCGGCAAAAGGCCAAGAATGGTTATTATTTGGAGGTCGTTTAGGTGCCACAAAAGAAGTAACAGATAAAAAGCTTACTACAAAAGT of Candidatus Dependentiae bacterium contains these proteins:
- a CDS encoding Vps62-related protein, whose product is MCFYKNHRKIFLIILSITTISSIKAGTTLPETTVINLAQTFAPEVRFHKKESYYPSSIDWFAKRCELRKRNPNGSTTLVLERPINDSSILKNYPTKDYPNGFNQINDYYLAPTTDKITRAGEPLVNKECKATCYYHIQDKHNDGIVIQYIFFYPYQGDTVNINILGKKVFNIGSHEGDIEHIDVHLRKTDELGNYLNYKLDQVHYAAHGNKPHGKLLQARDVKIVDKTHPIIWAAQWGHASHEKNVIFDIDTLDHTSNDGVRWKCWESPCINLGDRDKPAKGQEWLLFGGRLGATKEVTDKKLTTKVTNSPVGPSIDSPWWRHSPKQYDLVYTIDAKIESGKANGLFNLKGKIPTRVRTLQWRIIKPEQYADDIIFSVNERRFFPRKDRKNIYGPMNNNTVTKISKFNKGLYIADVKTKSGKKISGNITVRIYAIEE